Part of the Meiothermus sp. CFH 77666 genome is shown below.
AGGAATCAAGGTGAGCTGCGGAGGATTGGAGCATGAATCTACCAAGAATTGAAGCGGGAGAGTTCCAGCGCTCGAGCCGGTGTTCATCCGGTAGCGCAACCTGTACCAGAGTGGGCGGCATACCAAAGCTGGTAAGCGCTGTTCTTGCAATCATCCTTCTTTCTTCACTCGCCCATGCTTCGCCCACCCTCAAAAAATTCGACGCCACTTTTCAAATCGCCCCAGACTACACCTACACGGTGCGCTATGAGTTTGCGCAAGTAGCCAAAAACCGCGAAGAGCTAGACGAGCTAACCCGCCTTTCGGCCATGCGCTACGCCAAAAGCCGCGAGGAGGTGCGCTTTGTGGAGGGTTACACCCTGAAGCAGGACGGGCGGAGGCTTGCCATATCCCCTCAACAGGTTTACCGGCAGGCCAGCCAGGCGAGCCAGAGTGTGCCTATGTTCGACGATACCGAGGTGGCCCAGGTAGCTTTCCCCAGCGTGGAAGTGGGCGATACGGTGGTGGTGGTGTGGGAGAAACGGGTCAAAACGTCGGCCTTTCCGGGGCAGTTCTTTGCGGAAGACTATGTGTGCGGCTGCCGTCCGGTGGAGTACAACCGCCTTACCTTCCGCCTGCCAGCCAACCTGCCCTTCAAAGTGTATGCACGCGGACAGTACAAGATAAGCGAGAAAATCCAGGGCAACACTCGAGAGGTAACGGCACTACTGGAAAACTTTCCTTACATACCCAAGGCTCGCCATCAGCCGGGCGATCTGGATATGGCCCCCAACTTTCTGGTGGCAACCAGTTTTCCTAGCTGGGAGGAGGTGGGTGCAGCCTACTGGGCGAGGGCCAGGGACAAGGCCCAAGTGACCCCTGAGGTGGGCCGGATAGCCGACGAGGCCGCAATGGGTGCGGCTGGGTTACAACTGGTGGAGAACCTGTACAACTGGGTGGTGAAGAACCTGCGCTACGTGGGTATTTTTCTGGGGGATGGGGGTTATGTGCCCATGAGTGTAGGAGAAATCCTGAAGAACCGCTATGGCGACTGTAAAGCCTACACCACCCTTCTACAGGCCCTGCTGGCCGCCAAGGGCATTGAGAGCCAGCCGGTGCTGGTGTATCTGGGTACCGATGGATATAAGGAATTGCCGGGCCCGACACCGAGGCAGTTCAACCACGCCATGCTGTATGTGCCGCGGTTCAACCTATTTTTGGATCCCACCAACCGTGGGCCATTTGGTACCTTGTTGCCCGAAGTGCGGGGTAAGTTTGCGGTGCTGGCAGGGAACCGGCCCCAGGTGGTTCGGACGCCTGCAGGAAACCCCCAAGAAGAACTATATCGACAGGAATCGGATTACAAGATTTCCCTCGATGGTAGCTTGTCGGGCTTGAGTACCCTCGAGGTTCGCGGCGGCTGGTCGGGTTACTTCAGGAGCCTCGAGAGCGCCGATGCGTCCGCGCTGGCTCGAAACATCCTCAGCCGTTTTGCCGAGGGGGGTAGCGGGTCGCTCATGCTCACCGACCTGAGCCTGGGCTACCGCTGGGTAGGGAACTGGAACACCCCCAACCTGGTGCAGATCTCCGACCTGATTAGCCTGAGCCTGCCCCAGGGCCTGGCCCTGTTTTACCTGACCCAGATGCAAGAGCATGTAGCGCAAGAGTTTCGCTCTGCGCCGTTAATCGTAGGGGCCCGCACCGATGAGCGCACCTACCGTGTACAATTGCCAGAGGGCTACAAGCTACTGCGAGTTCCGGCTGCGGTGAACCTGAGCAACCCCAGCGGTAGTTATCAGGCCACTTACGAACAAG
Proteins encoded:
- a CDS encoding DUF3857 domain-containing protein gives rise to the protein MNLPRIEAGEFQRSSRCSSGSATCTRVGGIPKLVSAVLAIILLSSLAHASPTLKKFDATFQIAPDYTYTVRYEFAQVAKNREELDELTRLSAMRYAKSREEVRFVEGYTLKQDGRRLAISPQQVYRQASQASQSVPMFDDTEVAQVAFPSVEVGDTVVVVWEKRVKTSAFPGQFFAEDYVCGCRPVEYNRLTFRLPANLPFKVYARGQYKISEKIQGNTREVTALLENFPYIPKARHQPGDLDMAPNFLVATSFPSWEEVGAAYWARARDKAQVTPEVGRIADEAAMGAAGLQLVENLYNWVVKNLRYVGIFLGDGGYVPMSVGEILKNRYGDCKAYTTLLQALLAAKGIESQPVLVYLGTDGYKELPGPTPRQFNHAMLYVPRFNLFLDPTNRGPFGTLLPEVRGKFAVLAGNRPQVVRTPAGNPQEELYRQESDYKISLDGSLSGLSTLEVRGGWSGYFRSLESADASALARNILSRFAEGGSGSLMLTDLSLGYRWVGNWNTPNLVQISDLISLSLPQGLALFYLTQMQEHVAQEFRSAPLIVGARTDERTYRVQLPEGYKLLRVPAAVNLSNPSGSYQATYEQVGSTLIVWRRLVLLKDIYSPDEYPVFRELVLRVLQDLRTTLVFSK